One Halobaculum roseum DNA segment encodes these proteins:
- a CDS encoding acyl-CoA synthetase — MPVDYDTAVADFEWDIPDDYTLPSVIEGHAEAFGDRVAVTFLDDEGTRTERTYSDIHGDMNRFANALEDLGVGEGDRVMHLLPRHPDVFAIQLGVLKRGALVVPCSEMLKPKDLQFRANDCQATTVVAHESLVDMVEPIVEETPVDTLIAVDGSPDGWHAFDDLLDGRGTEHDGPDVGAQDPMSINYTSGTTGQPKPVLHKHRWMRAFELVNAPYWWGVTADGTEAPGVVDSAEQSSAGSRTQSGDDDLDLDEELLWATTGTGWAKWFWSPVGVGITTGASQLLYEGEFDADEFLSVMEEEGVTRLCAVPTQYRMFTQTDLGQYDLPLKEALSAGEPLNREPIEALQDAYGITPRDGYGQTETVCLVSNYPGIDVKEGSMGKPTPGLGTTIIDTQEEEEVEPGEIGEIAVPVGNPGIFEQYYEKPELDEKTFSGEYYRTGDLAREDEDGYFFFEGRADDIILSAGYRIGPFEVEDALVSHEAVAEAAAVGSPHEERGDVVKAYVVLADGYEGSDELTDELQDYMKEETAPYKYPRRVEYVDELPKTSSGKTRRIELREREKEKFGE, encoded by the coding sequence ATGCCGGTCGATTACGACACCGCCGTCGCCGACTTCGAGTGGGACATCCCCGACGACTACACCCTCCCCTCGGTCATCGAGGGCCACGCGGAGGCGTTCGGCGACCGCGTCGCCGTCACGTTCCTCGACGACGAGGGAACCAGGACCGAGCGGACGTACTCGGACATCCACGGCGACATGAACCGCTTCGCCAACGCCCTCGAGGATCTGGGCGTCGGCGAGGGCGACCGCGTGATGCACCTGCTCCCGCGGCATCCGGACGTGTTCGCGATCCAACTGGGCGTGCTCAAGCGCGGCGCGCTGGTCGTCCCCTGCTCGGAGATGCTCAAGCCGAAGGACCTGCAGTTCCGCGCGAACGACTGCCAGGCGACGACCGTCGTCGCCCACGAGTCGCTCGTGGACATGGTCGAGCCGATCGTCGAGGAGACGCCCGTCGACACCCTGATCGCGGTGGACGGGAGCCCCGACGGCTGGCACGCGTTCGACGACCTGCTCGACGGACGCGGGACGGAACACGACGGGCCCGACGTGGGCGCACAGGACCCGATGAGCATCAACTACACCTCCGGCACCACCGGCCAGCCGAAGCCGGTGCTCCACAAGCACCGCTGGATGCGCGCGTTCGAGCTGGTGAACGCCCCCTACTGGTGGGGCGTCACCGCCGATGGGACGGAGGCGCCGGGCGTGGTCGACAGCGCGGAGCAGAGCTCCGCGGGCAGCCGGACGCAGTCCGGCGACGACGACCTCGACCTGGACGAGGAGCTGCTGTGGGCGACGACCGGCACCGGCTGGGCGAAGTGGTTCTGGTCGCCCGTCGGCGTCGGGATCACCACGGGCGCGAGCCAGCTGCTGTACGAGGGCGAGTTCGACGCCGACGAGTTCCTCTCGGTGATGGAGGAGGAGGGCGTCACCCGCCTGTGTGCGGTCCCGACCCAGTACCGGATGTTCACCCAGACCGACCTGGGCCAGTACGACCTGCCGCTGAAAGAGGCGCTGTCGGCGGGCGAGCCCCTCAACCGCGAGCCGATCGAGGCGTTGCAGGACGCCTACGGCATCACCCCCCGCGACGGCTACGGGCAGACCGAGACGGTGTGTCTCGTCTCCAACTACCCCGGAATCGACGTGAAGGAGGGGTCGATGGGCAAGCCGACGCCCGGCCTCGGCACCACCATCATCGACACCCAGGAGGAGGAGGAAGTCGAGCCGGGAGAGATCGGCGAGATCGCGGTTCCCGTTGGCAATCCGGGCATCTTCGAGCAGTACTACGAGAAGCCCGAGTTGGACGAGAAGACGTTCTCGGGCGAGTACTACCGCACGGGCGACCTGGCCCGCGAGGACGAGGACGGGTACTTCTTCTTCGAGGGTCGCGCCGACGACATCATCCTCTCGGCGGGCTACCGCATCGGTCCGTTCGAGGTCGAGGACGCGCTCGTCTCCCACGAGGCGGTCGCGGAGGCGGCCGCGGTCGGCTCCCCCCACGAGGAGCGCGGCGACGTGGTGAAGGCGTACGTCGTCCTCGCCGACGGCTACGAGGGCAGCGACGAGCTGACCGACGAGCTACAGGACTACATGAAGGAGGAGACGGCCCCGTACAAGTACCCCCGCCGGGTCGAGTACGTCGACGAGCTGCCCAAGACCTCCTCGGGGAAGACCCGCCGGATCGAGCTGCGCGAGCGCGAGAAGGAGAAGTTCGGCGAGTAA
- a CDS encoding aldo/keto reductase, which translates to MEYTTLGDTGMTVSRICLGCMSFGDPEWRDWVLDEEAGTELVERAIELGVNFFDTANMYSDGASERVLGDALAGYDRDEFVVATKGYFRMREDDPNSGGLSRKAIQQELDNSLDRLGMETVDLYQTHRYDDDTPIEQTVRALDEAVRDRKARYVGASSMWAHQFADALHTADRLGLERYATMQNHYNLLYREEEREMLPLCEREGVGVIPWSPLARGWLARPVDELDATTRGESEEHARRHPYLEGGGEEINARVGELADEKGVKMAQIALAWLFEQDAVDAPIVGTTSVEHLEDAVEALDISLSSSDMAYLEEPYEPVRVSGHE; encoded by the coding sequence ATGGAGTACACCACCCTCGGCGACACGGGAATGACCGTCTCGCGGATCTGTCTCGGCTGCATGAGCTTCGGCGACCCCGAGTGGCGCGACTGGGTGCTCGACGAGGAGGCGGGGACCGAGCTCGTCGAGCGCGCGATCGAGCTGGGCGTGAACTTCTTCGACACCGCAAACATGTACTCCGACGGCGCCTCCGAGCGCGTCCTCGGCGACGCGCTCGCCGGGTACGACCGCGACGAGTTCGTCGTCGCAACGAAGGGCTACTTCCGAATGCGCGAGGACGACCCGAACTCCGGCGGCCTCTCCCGGAAGGCGATCCAGCAGGAGCTGGACAACTCTCTCGATCGACTCGGCATGGAGACGGTCGACCTGTACCAGACGCACCGGTACGACGACGACACGCCGATCGAGCAGACGGTGCGGGCGCTGGACGAGGCCGTCCGCGACCGCAAGGCCCGCTACGTCGGCGCCTCCTCCATGTGGGCCCACCAGTTCGCCGACGCCCTCCACACGGCCGACCGGCTCGGGCTGGAGCGGTACGCCACCATGCAGAACCACTACAACCTCCTGTACCGCGAGGAGGAGCGCGAGATGCTCCCGCTGTGTGAGCGCGAGGGGGTCGGCGTGATCCCGTGGTCGCCGCTGGCGCGCGGGTGGCTCGCCCGCCCCGTCGACGAGCTCGACGCGACGACTCGCGGCGAAAGCGAGGAGCACGCCCGACGACACCCGTATCTGGAGGGCGGCGGCGAGGAGATCAACGCCCGCGTCGGGGAGCTGGCCGACGAGAAGGGCGTGAAGATGGCCCAGATCGCCCTCGCCTGGCTGTTCGAACAGGACGCCGTCGACGCGCCCATCGTCGGGACAACGAGCGTAGAGCACCTGGAGGACGCCGTCGAGGCGCTCGACATCTCGCTGTCCTCGTCGGACATGGCGTACCTGGAGGAGCCGTACGAACCCGTCCGCGTCTCCGGCCACGAGTAG
- a CDS encoding S8 family serine peptidase: MSRHGRRTFLKVSGGVLGGLLAGSTVTAAERTDRFIVKTRGNETPTDLEVVFDLSEIGYAVVHGSESDVKRSEAVKSFAPDVELDMSDPAVRTRAYEGDADDDDLYPYQWDKQALDVPTAHETTKGEGTRIAIIDSGVDASHPDLAVNEELSRDFTGDGLGAGVPGGGDHGTHVAGIAAAQTAGTTGVAGTAPATDLVDYRVFSDFGGTNGSFATIVAAVLRAVEDGCDVANLSLGAYPIPRQELGSFYGGVLNKAMTYANKEGTLLVVAAGNDSADLQHDKNLISLPNEGAQALSVAATGPIGFADALFDGEGLESPPESPAFYTNYGTNAIDLGAPGGDADASLTDPVDGVPAYAYDLVFNTVTTVLTDEDGNYAGSVPGYGWKAGTSMAAPNVAGAAALVKSANPEYDANQVESALRRAAAVPDGYDKTYYGAGFLNVVDAL; this comes from the coding sequence ATGTCCCGACATGGACGACGAACCTTCCTGAAGGTGAGCGGCGGCGTACTCGGCGGCCTCCTCGCGGGCTCGACGGTCACCGCGGCCGAGCGGACGGACCGGTTCATCGTGAAGACGAGGGGGAACGAGACGCCGACCGACCTGGAGGTCGTCTTCGACCTCTCGGAGATCGGCTACGCGGTCGTCCACGGCAGCGAGTCGGACGTGAAGCGGTCGGAGGCCGTGAAGTCGTTCGCGCCCGACGTGGAACTCGACATGTCCGACCCGGCGGTGCGGACGCGGGCGTACGAGGGCGACGCCGACGACGACGACCTGTACCCGTACCAGTGGGACAAGCAGGCGCTGGACGTGCCGACGGCCCACGAGACGACGAAGGGGGAGGGGACCCGCATCGCGATCATCGACTCCGGCGTCGACGCGAGTCATCCGGACCTCGCCGTCAACGAGGAGCTGTCGCGCGATTTCACCGGCGACGGCCTCGGCGCGGGCGTCCCCGGCGGCGGCGACCACGGGACCCACGTCGCCGGCATCGCCGCCGCACAAACCGCCGGCACGACCGGCGTTGCGGGCACCGCGCCGGCGACGGACCTCGTCGACTACCGGGTGTTCTCCGACTTCGGGGGCACCAACGGGTCGTTCGCGACCATCGTCGCTGCGGTCCTCCGGGCGGTCGAGGACGGCTGTGACGTGGCGAACCTCTCGCTGGGCGCGTATCCGATCCCGAGACAGGAACTCGGGAGCTTCTACGGCGGCGTCCTCAACAAGGCGATGACGTACGCCAACAAGGAGGGAACGCTGCTGGTCGTCGCCGCCGGCAACGACTCCGCGGACCTCCAGCACGACAAGAACCTCATCAGCCTCCCGAACGAGGGCGCGCAGGCGCTGTCGGTCGCGGCGACCGGGCCGATCGGCTTCGCGGACGCCCTGTTCGACGGGGAGGGGCTCGAATCGCCCCCCGAAAGCCCCGCGTTCTACACGAACTACGGGACCAACGCGATCGATCTCGGCGCCCCCGGCGGCGACGCGGACGCCTCGCTGACCGACCCGGTCGACGGCGTCCCCGCGTACGCCTACGACCTCGTGTTCAACACGGTCACGACCGTGCTGACCGACGAGGACGGCAACTACGCCGGCTCCGTTCCCGGCTACGGCTGGAAGGCCGGCACGTCGATGGCGGCGCCGAACGTCGCGGGCGCCGCCGCGCTCGTCAAGAGCGCAAACCCCGAGTACGACGCCAACCAGGTCGAGAGCGCGCTCCGTCGGGCCGCCGCGGTCCCCGACGGCTACGACAAGACCTACTACGGGGCCGGCTTCCTGAACGTCGTCGACGCGCTCTGA
- a CDS encoding DUF7543 family protein has protein sequence MPWSEVETPERYEEWERADGYATLRVREHPDGSYVVRLDRLEQAPDGRGYRRERVDDRERADDLVSEWKAAFELQEA, from the coding sequence ATGCCCTGGAGCGAGGTCGAGACGCCCGAGCGGTACGAGGAGTGGGAGCGAGCGGACGGGTACGCGACGCTGCGCGTGCGCGAACACCCGGACGGCAGCTACGTCGTCCGGCTCGACCGGCTCGAACAGGCGCCGGACGGCCGCGGCTACCGGCGCGAGCGGGTCGACGACCGCGAGCGCGCCGACGACCTCGTGTCGGAGTGGAAGGCGGCGTTCGAACTTCAGGAGGCGTGA
- a CDS encoding CBS domain-containing protein, producing MSDATSELSTPAVKGYMTRDVATVSPDDTVEEAVERILDSNHNGFPVTDGRTVVGFISARDLLSADRDAPVFTVMSDDIIVAHPEMDINDAARVILRSGIQKLPVVDDAGNLVGIISNTDVIRSQIERATPEKVGKLMRTLEEIHGVSTTEERREIPLSDLLPTQARVYADELEGRRYELERGLAEPLVVIDNPSASGELEDDGTLVLADGHHRVMAAHRLGIEEMDAYVIVIADHVELGMERTARKEGLQSITDIEVMDYARHPLVETTRRFQSDEE from the coding sequence ATGAGCGACGCCACGAGCGAGCTGTCGACCCCGGCGGTCAAGGGGTACATGACCCGGGACGTGGCGACGGTTTCTCCCGACGACACGGTCGAGGAGGCCGTCGAGCGCATCCTCGACAGCAACCACAACGGCTTCCCCGTCACCGACGGACGGACCGTGGTGGGGTTCATCTCCGCGCGCGACCTGCTGTCGGCCGACCGCGACGCGCCGGTCTTCACCGTGATGAGCGACGACATCATCGTCGCGCACCCGGAGATGGACATCAACGACGCCGCCCGGGTTATCCTCCGGTCGGGCATCCAGAAGCTGCCGGTCGTCGACGACGCGGGCAACCTCGTCGGCATCATCTCCAACACCGACGTGATCCGCTCGCAGATCGAGCGCGCGACCCCCGAGAAGGTTGGGAAGCTGATGCGCACGCTCGAGGAGATCCACGGCGTCTCAACCACCGAGGAGCGGCGGGAGATCCCGCTTTCGGACCTGCTCCCGACGCAGGCGAGGGTGTACGCCGACGAGCTGGAGGGGCGGCGCTACGAGCTGGAGCGCGGCCTCGCCGAGCCGCTGGTCGTCATCGACAACCCGAGCGCGAGCGGCGAACTCGAGGACGACGGCACGCTCGTGCTCGCGGACGGCCACCACCGCGTGATGGCCGCCCACCGCCTCGGGATCGAGGAGATGGACGCGTACGTCATCGTGATCGCCGACCACGTCGAGCTCGGCATGGAGCGGACGGCCCGCAAGGAGGGGCTCCAGTCGATCACGGACATCGAGGTGATGGACTACGCGCGCCATCCGCTGGTCGAGACGACACGCCGGTTCCAAAGCGACGAGGAGTGA
- a CDS encoding DHH family phosphoesterase yields MRRLVLGCGTVGNDIVDSLTGRSGDLHVITDDSGRASALRDEHVAALEADPCDPDNYPDHADLVVVAGASATANLTAADHARERFPDAIVVAYAGDDATEADLKALRGLADRVIDPIGVVADRVLDVATGTTADRLRGLVRTLRSVDGTLAVVAHDNPDPDAIASAVALVRIARFAGVDAEACYYGDISHQENRALVNLLDIDMRQLDPEADPREEFAGFALVDHSRPGVNDSLPTAIEPVVVVDHHPPREPIDAAFVDLRDDVGATSTLMAEYLDRFGVTPDTQVATALLYGIRIDTKDFTREVSEADFDAAASLLAHADSGILDRVESPSITPEVLDVLARAIEARERRGSVVASCVGEISDRDALAQAAERLLDMEGVNTTLVYGYRDGVVYASGRTRGADLDLGETLRDALDQMGSAGGHADMAGAQLPLGILADVGDDSTESLTEIVRDMVAERFFETLEDAPKAPRHATDRVLSFPDED; encoded by the coding sequence ATGCGTCGGCTGGTGCTCGGCTGCGGGACCGTCGGCAACGACATCGTCGACTCGTTGACCGGCAGGTCCGGCGACCTCCACGTGATCACCGACGACAGCGGGCGGGCCTCGGCGCTGCGCGACGAACACGTCGCCGCGCTGGAGGCCGACCCGTGCGACCCGGATAACTACCCGGACCACGCCGACCTCGTGGTCGTCGCCGGCGCGTCCGCGACGGCGAACCTCACCGCCGCCGACCACGCACGGGAGCGGTTCCCCGACGCGATCGTCGTCGCGTACGCCGGCGACGACGCGACGGAGGCGGACCTCAAGGCGTTGCGGGGGCTGGCCGACCGCGTCATCGACCCGATCGGCGTCGTCGCCGACCGCGTGCTCGACGTGGCGACGGGGACGACCGCCGACCGGCTCCGCGGGCTGGTTCGCACGCTCCGCTCGGTCGACGGGACGCTCGCGGTCGTCGCCCACGACAACCCCGACCCCGACGCCATCGCCTCGGCGGTCGCGCTGGTGCGGATCGCGCGCTTCGCCGGCGTCGACGCCGAGGCGTGCTACTACGGCGATATCTCCCACCAGGAGAACCGCGCGCTCGTCAACCTCCTCGACATCGACATGCGGCAGCTCGACCCCGAGGCGGACCCCCGCGAGGAGTTCGCCGGGTTCGCGCTCGTGGACCACTCGCGCCCGGGCGTCAACGACTCGCTGCCGACGGCGATCGAGCCCGTCGTCGTCGTCGACCACCACCCGCCGCGCGAGCCGATCGACGCCGCGTTCGTCGACCTCCGCGACGACGTGGGCGCGACCTCCACGCTCATGGCCGAGTACCTCGACCGGTTCGGGGTGACGCCGGACACGCAGGTCGCGACCGCGCTGCTGTACGGCATTCGGATCGATACGAAGGACTTCACCCGCGAGGTGAGCGAGGCGGACTTCGACGCCGCGGCGTCGCTGCTGGCGCACGCGGACTCGGGGATCCTCGACCGGGTGGAGTCGCCGAGCATCACGCCCGAGGTGTTGGACGTGCTCGCGCGCGCCATCGAGGCGCGCGAGCGGCGCGGGTCGGTCGTCGCCTCCTGCGTCGGGGAGATCTCCGACCGCGACGCGCTCGCGCAGGCGGCCGAACGCCTGCTGGACATGGAGGGCGTCAACACCACCCTCGTGTACGGCTACCGTGACGGCGTCGTCTACGCGTCGGGGCGGACCCGCGGCGCGGACCTGGACCTGGGCGAGACGCTGCGCGACGCGCTCGATCAGATGGGTTCGGCCGGCGGACACGCCGACATGGCGGGCGCGCAGCTCCCGCTCGGGATCCTCGCGGACGTGGGCGACGACTCGACGGAATCGCTGACCGAGATCGTCCGCGACATGGTCGCCGAGCGGTTCTTCGAGACGCTCGAGGACGCGCCGAAGGCTCCCCGGCACGCGACCGATCGCGTCCTCTCGTTCCCCGACGAGGACTGA
- a CDS encoding NADH-quinone oxidoreductase subunit N — MDPVLLQADQLPSWTALAPALALAATGLVLIAVDSIDPDDSRPALLAGIATVGSLASLGFAGWFLSAGTGQAGTGGAIALFGDALVVDGMALFFQAVFASVTALVVVASYDYLSDHPYRAEFYSLVLFAATGMALMAAANSLAVAFIALELASLPSYALVAFLKRNAGSVEAGLKYFLIGALSSSVFAFGISLVYAATGSLLLPDVYDALAGGVEGLTGVAAVGILMVAGGFAFKTASVPFHFWAPEAYEGAPAPVSAFLSSASKAAGFALAFRVFVVGFPLDAGIDWVLLFQVLAVVTMTLGNFAAATQEEVKRMLAYSSIGHAGYALIGLAAFTGGAGGDVIGASMAHLLVYGFMNTGAFLFVALAEHWEIGRTFDDYAGLASRAPMASVAMSVFMFSLAGLPPFGGFFSKYFLFMGAIDAGFWWLAAVGAVNSALSLFYYSRVVKALWLDDAVGEFELASTPTALYAAVVFAAVATLLLLPGFAPVIETAQSVATTVVP, encoded by the coding sequence ATGGATCCCGTGCTCCTGCAGGCCGACCAGCTCCCCTCCTGGACCGCGCTCGCGCCGGCGCTGGCGCTCGCGGCGACCGGCCTCGTGCTGATCGCCGTCGACAGTATCGACCCCGACGACTCCCGGCCGGCGCTGTTGGCCGGCATCGCGACCGTCGGGTCGCTCGCGTCGCTCGGGTTCGCCGGCTGGTTCCTCTCGGCCGGCACCGGGCAGGCGGGCACCGGCGGCGCCATCGCGCTGTTCGGCGACGCGCTCGTCGTCGACGGGATGGCGCTGTTCTTCCAGGCCGTGTTCGCCTCCGTGACCGCGCTCGTCGTGGTCGCGAGCTACGACTACCTCAGCGACCACCCGTACCGGGCGGAGTTCTACTCGCTGGTGCTGTTCGCGGCGACCGGGATGGCGCTGATGGCGGCGGCCAACTCCCTGGCCGTGGCGTTCATCGCGCTGGAACTGGCATCGCTGCCGTCGTACGCGCTGGTGGCGTTCCTCAAGCGGAACGCCGGCAGCGTCGAGGCGGGCCTGAAGTACTTCCTCATCGGCGCGCTGTCGTCGTCGGTGTTCGCGTTCGGCATCTCGCTGGTGTACGCCGCGACCGGGAGCCTCCTGCTGCCGGACGTGTACGACGCGCTCGCGGGCGGCGTCGAGGGACTCACCGGCGTCGCCGCCGTGGGTATCCTGATGGTCGCCGGCGGGTTCGCGTTCAAGACCGCCTCCGTCCCGTTCCACTTCTGGGCGCCGGAGGCGTACGAGGGCGCGCCCGCGCCCGTCTCCGCGTTCCTCTCGTCGGCCTCGAAGGCGGCCGGCTTCGCGCTCGCGTTCCGCGTGTTCGTCGTCGGCTTCCCGCTGGACGCCGGCATCGACTGGGTGCTCCTGTTCCAGGTGCTCGCGGTCGTCACGATGACGCTCGGGAACTTCGCGGCCGCGACCCAGGAGGAGGTCAAGCGCATGCTCGCGTATTCCTCGATCGGGCACGCGGGTTACGCGCTCATCGGCCTGGCCGCCTTCACCGGCGGCGCCGGCGGCGACGTGATCGGCGCGTCGATGGCGCACCTGCTCGTGTACGGCTTCATGAACACCGGCGCGTTCCTGTTCGTCGCGCTCGCGGAACACTGGGAGATCGGCCGGACCTTCGACGACTACGCGGGGCTGGCGAGCCGGGCGCCGATGGCGTCGGTCGCCATGTCCGTGTTCATGTTCTCGCTGGCGGGGCTGCCCCCGTTCGGCGGGTTCTTCTCGAAGTACTTCCTGTTCATGGGCGCGATCGACGCCGGCTTCTGGTGGCTCGCGGCCGTCGGGGCCGTCAACAGCGCGCTGTCGCTGTTCTACTACAGCCGCGTCGTGAAGGCGCTGTGGCTCGACGACGCGGTCGGCGAGTTCGAGCTCGCGTCGACGCCGACGGCGCTGTACGCCGCGGTCGTGTTCGCCGCCGTCGCGACGCTGCTGCTGCTCCCCGGCTTCGCGCCGGTCATCGAGACGGCCCAGTCGGTCGCGACGACGGTCGTCCCGTAG
- a CDS encoding complex I subunit 4 family protein: MIIEALIGVTFLAALVVMLAPDRYAGKLAFALSLLPVVGSLYMWAGFDAGGNALMAGSIAYETQLDWLTVAGYDLQWFVGVDGISLPLVVLSTVLSSLAIVSAWTPIDTRQSQFYGLMLFMEANLLGVFTALDFFLWFVFWEAVLVPMYFLIGVWGGPRRKYAAIKFFVYTNIASLAMFIAFMALVFNLPVGSFGLPEITQSLQAGELSSFVGLDPATLKLAAFAAMFAGFAVKVPVVPFHTWLPDAHVEAPTPVSVMLAGVLLKMGTYALLRFNFTMLPDVATRPLVATVIAAVAVVSVIYGAMLALAQQDLKRIVAYSSVSSMGYVILGLIAYTGLGIGGATFQMVAHGLISGLMFMAVGVIYNVTHTRMVGDMSGMADRMPVTVGILVAGAFGYMGLPLMAGFAAEYFIFQGAFASTVIPSAPLFTAASMFGIVIVAGYLLFAMQRTLFGEFSLETDYEVRRAHFHDVAPLAVLLLCTIALGVAPNIFFEMITDAIEPVVAVVGGGA, from the coding sequence GTGATAATCGAAGCACTCATCGGAGTCACGTTCCTCGCCGCGCTGGTCGTCATGCTGGCGCCCGACAGGTACGCGGGTAAGCTCGCGTTCGCGCTGAGCCTCCTGCCGGTCGTCGGGAGCCTGTACATGTGGGCCGGCTTCGACGCCGGCGGGAACGCGCTCATGGCCGGGAGCATCGCCTACGAAACGCAGCTCGACTGGCTGACGGTCGCCGGCTACGACCTCCAGTGGTTCGTCGGCGTCGACGGGATCAGCCTCCCGCTGGTCGTCCTCTCGACGGTGCTGTCCTCGCTGGCGATCGTGTCGGCGTGGACGCCGATCGACACGCGCCAGTCGCAGTTCTACGGCCTGATGCTGTTCATGGAGGCGAACCTGCTGGGCGTGTTCACCGCGCTCGACTTCTTCCTGTGGTTCGTCTTCTGGGAGGCCGTGCTGGTCCCGATGTACTTCCTCATCGGCGTGTGGGGCGGCCCGCGCCGGAAGTACGCCGCGATCAAGTTCTTCGTCTACACGAACATCGCCAGCCTCGCGATGTTCATCGCGTTCATGGCGCTGGTGTTCAACCTCCCCGTCGGCTCGTTCGGGCTGCCTGAGATCACGCAGTCGTTGCAGGCCGGGGAGTTGAGTAGCTTCGTCGGGCTCGATCCGGCGACGCTGAAGCTGGCCGCCTTCGCGGCCATGTTCGCGGGCTTCGCGGTGAAGGTGCCCGTCGTCCCGTTCCACACCTGGCTGCCGGACGCCCACGTCGAGGCGCCGACGCCGGTGTCGGTGATGCTGGCGGGCGTCCTCCTGAAGATGGGGACGTACGCCCTGCTGCGGTTCAACTTCACCATGCTGCCGGACGTGGCGACGCGGCCGCTCGTCGCGACGGTCATCGCTGCCGTCGCCGTCGTCTCGGTCATCTACGGCGCGATGCTCGCGCTGGCACAGCAGGACCTCAAGCGCATCGTCGCGTACTCCTCCGTCTCCTCGATGGGGTACGTCATCCTCGGGCTCATCGCGTACACGGGTCTCGGGATCGGCGGCGCGACGTTCCAGATGGTCGCACACGGTCTCATCTCCGGGCTGATGTTCATGGCGGTCGGCGTCATCTACAACGTCACCCACACGCGCATGGTGGGCGACATGTCCGGGATGGCCGACCGGATGCCCGTGACGGTGGGCATCCTCGTCGCCGGCGCGTTCGGCTACATGGGCCTGCCGCTCATGGCCGGCTTCGCCGCCGAGTACTTCATCTTCCAGGGGGCGTTCGCCTCGACGGTGATCCCGTCGGCGCCGCTGTTCACGGCGGCGTCGATGTTCGGCATCGTCATCGTGGCCGGCTACCTCCTGTTCGCGATGCAGCGCACGCTGTTCGGGGAGTTCTCCCTGGAGACGGACTACGAGGTGCGCCGCGCGCACTTCCACGACGTGGCGCCGCTGGCGGTGCTGCTGCTTTGCACCATCGCGCTCGGCGTCGCGCCGAATATCTTCTTCGAGATGATCACTGACGCGATCGAGCCGGTGGTCGCGGTCGTCGGGGGTGGTGCCTGA